A region from the Vibrio sp. SS-MA-C1-2 genome encodes:
- a CDS encoding alpha-glucosidase yields MKLSYSDNHLTITHKNNTVFSHSTDAPAIFLGVGEGNFDMYRGNFDITDYVVERTALRQFKVEEIENDGKVSYSISFFANSNVALNLLVSETKEERLKVAFEAADKTFNRFWFRVAATEEEKVFGCGEQLTYFNLRGKNFPLWSSEPGVGRNKNSYVTWQADVHDKAGGDYYNTNYPQPTFVSDKKYFCHLETTAYADFNFTNDGFHELQCWDIPQYLLLGSEETFVELMTNITDHFGRQPALPDWVYNGVILGIQGGTDLTFEKIQQAKDADIELAAVWNQDWQGIKMTSFGKRLQWDWQWNKALYPELDTKIHQLKEDGVRFLGYINPYVLEDFPLYNEAKALGYLATKEDGSKYVVDFGEFYCGVVDFTNPDACEWYKGVIKTNMIDFGLDGWMGDFGEYLPTDCSLSNGVSAEIEHNKWPYRWAKVQHEAIEESGKTDDILFFMRAGGAGIQGYCHTLWAGDQSVDWCIDDGLASVIPAALSSGLMGNGIHHSDIGGYTTLHGMKRDKELLQRWFEMAAFTPIMRTHEGNRPGDNHQYDTDAETLAHTSRMSKMYKHLKPYIKAAVEENAAKGIPVQRPLFMHYEQDSEAYDIKFEYLFGRDLLVAPVYNQGEVEKAVYLPDDEWVHVWTGDTYTGGHITVDAPIGQPAVFYRKDSEHVELFKALNNI; encoded by the coding sequence GTGAAACTATCTTATAGCGACAACCACCTCACCATCACCCATAAAAATAACACCGTATTTAGCCACTCAACTGACGCGCCAGCGATCTTCTTGGGTGTCGGTGAAGGTAACTTCGATATGTATCGTGGTAACTTTGACATCACAGACTACGTGGTTGAGCGTACCGCTTTGCGTCAATTTAAAGTGGAAGAAATTGAGAATGATGGCAAAGTAAGCTACAGCATTTCATTTTTTGCAAACTCAAACGTTGCGTTGAATCTTCTGGTGTCTGAAACCAAAGAAGAGCGCCTAAAAGTGGCGTTTGAAGCGGCTGATAAGACCTTTAACCGTTTTTGGTTCCGTGTTGCTGCAACAGAAGAGGAAAAAGTCTTCGGTTGTGGTGAGCAGTTAACGTATTTCAACCTGCGCGGTAAAAACTTCCCACTGTGGTCTTCTGAGCCGGGTGTGGGTCGTAATAAAAATAGCTATGTGACATGGCAAGCGGACGTTCATGATAAAGCGGGCGGTGATTACTACAATACTAACTACCCACAGCCGACCTTTGTGTCCGATAAGAAGTATTTCTGTCATTTAGAAACCACCGCCTATGCCGACTTTAACTTTACCAATGACGGCTTCCATGAGCTGCAGTGTTGGGACATTCCACAATACTTATTGCTTGGCAGTGAAGAGACCTTTGTTGAATTAATGACCAATATTACTGACCACTTTGGTCGCCAGCCTGCATTGCCGGATTGGGTCTATAATGGCGTCATCCTTGGTATTCAAGGGGGCACTGACCTGACCTTTGAAAAGATCCAACAAGCAAAAGACGCGGATATTGAGCTAGCTGCAGTGTGGAACCAAGACTGGCAAGGGATCAAGATGACGTCGTTCGGTAAGCGTCTTCAGTGGGATTGGCAGTGGAACAAAGCGTTGTACCCTGAGCTTGATACGAAGATCCACCAACTTAAAGAAGACGGTGTCCGTTTCTTAGGTTACATCAACCCGTATGTACTGGAAGATTTCCCACTTTATAACGAAGCCAAAGCCTTAGGGTATTTAGCGACCAAAGAAGATGGCTCGAAATATGTGGTCGATTTTGGTGAGTTCTACTGTGGCGTGGTTGATTTTACCAACCCGGATGCATGTGAGTGGTATAAAGGGGTGATAAAAACCAACATGATCGATTTCGGCCTAGACGGTTGGATGGGTGATTTTGGGGAATATCTGCCAACAGATTGTTCATTAAGCAACGGCGTGAGTGCAGAAATTGAACATAATAAATGGCCATACCGTTGGGCAAAAGTACAGCACGAAGCGATTGAAGAGTCAGGTAAAACCGACGATATTCTGTTCTTCATGCGTGCAGGCGGTGCGGGCATTCAAGGTTACTGTCACACGTTATGGGCGGGCGATCAGTCTGTTGACTGGTGCATTGATGATGGGTTAGCGTCAGTGATCCCAGCTGCGCTCTCTTCAGGCCTAATGGGGAATGGTATTCACCACAGTGACATCGGTGGTTATACCACACTGCACGGCATGAAGCGTGATAAAGAGTTGTTGCAACGTTGGTTCGAGATGGCGGCATTTACCCCGATCATGCGTACCCATGAAGGTAACCGTCCGGGTGATAACCACCAGTATGATACCGATGCAGAGACGTTGGCGCACACGTCACGCATGAGTAAAATGTATAAGCACCTTAAGCCTTACATTAAAGCTGCCGTTGAAGAAAATGCAGCCAAAGGTATTCCGGTTCAGCGACCACTGTTCATGCATTATGAGCAAGATAGTGAAGCGTACGACATTAAGTTTGAGTACCTATTCGGCCGTGATCTACTGGTTGCCCCGGTTTATAACCAAGGTGAAGTGGAAAAAGCGGTTTACCTGCCTGACGATGAGTGGGTTCATGTTTGGACTGGCGATACTTACACCGGTGGTCACATCACGGTTGATGCCCCAATTGGTCAGCCTGCGGTATTCTACCGTAAAGACAGTGAGCATGTTGAGTTGTTTAAAGCGTTGAACAATATCTAA
- the dctP gene encoding TRAP transporter substrate-binding protein DctP: MKKTLLAVAATTLLMAGAANAAKYKLTVPHVTNLDGYNHQSLLVFKNYVENRSNGQIQVDIYPSGQLCGTAKECLAGVQAGMFDYFQTTVPELAYYWEPMSALDLPYILPNDRVAECVYNNDEFVGEMRGKLLQKMPNVRLMMVSNSGGWRNIATTKKEIHSPADVEGLKLRTVPAPIQQELVKQLGGAPTPIAWPEVYTALSTGVVDGTKNGITDIVMNRFQESLNYIVLDGHAYMGGAWVFNNAKFNAFPDELKKVVIDGAAAQNQYLRAYPKHQEFEAYEEFRKAGGKVYNPTAEEREAFKTAAKPVRDFFLEESGAEGAAWLQRVEDQIGLCEAKIQTSYDIQTK; this comes from the coding sequence ATGAAAAAGACATTATTAGCCGTTGCAGCCACCACCCTGTTAATGGCAGGCGCGGCCAATGCAGCCAAATATAAGCTAACGGTTCCCCACGTGACCAACTTAGACGGGTATAACCACCAGTCGCTGCTTGTGTTTAAAAATTATGTAGAAAACCGCTCAAACGGTCAGATCCAAGTGGATATTTACCCATCAGGCCAGCTTTGTGGTACCGCCAAAGAGTGTTTAGCGGGTGTGCAAGCGGGGATGTTTGATTACTTCCAAACCACGGTGCCAGAGCTCGCGTATTACTGGGAGCCAATGAGTGCATTGGATTTACCTTATATTTTACCCAACGATCGCGTTGCTGAGTGTGTTTATAACAACGATGAGTTTGTCGGTGAAATGCGTGGCAAGTTACTGCAAAAAATGCCGAATGTTCGTTTAATGATGGTCTCTAACTCAGGCGGCTGGCGTAACATTGCCACCACCAAAAAAGAGATCCACTCTCCTGCGGATGTTGAAGGCCTGAAGTTACGTACCGTGCCGGCACCCATCCAACAAGAGCTTGTGAAGCAGTTGGGCGGCGCACCAACCCCTATCGCGTGGCCAGAAGTGTATACCGCATTGTCAACGGGTGTCGTGGATGGCACCAAAAATGGCATTACAGACATCGTGATGAACCGTTTCCAAGAGAGCTTAAACTACATCGTGCTTGATGGTCATGCCTACATGGGCGGGGCATGGGTCTTCAATAACGCGAAATTTAACGCTTTCCCGGATGAGTTGAAAAAAGTGGTTATCGACGGCGCAGCGGCACAGAACCAGTACCTGCGTGCTTACCCTAAACACCAAGAATTTGAAGCTTACGAAGAGTTCCGTAAAGCCGGGGGTAAAGTCTATAACCCAACAGCCGAAGAGCGTGAAGCCTTTAAAACGGCGGCAAAACCGGTTCGTGATTTCTTCTTAGAAGAGTCGGGTGCTGAAGGCGCGGCATGGTTACAACGCGTTGAAGATCAAATTGGCTTGTGTGAAGCGAAAATCCAAACCTCATACGATATCCAAACAAAATAG
- a CDS encoding TRAP transporter large permease, with protein MVSPIFILYFLFFLLVGVPVIFALGLSPIITFFQNDQVLFINMLYQRLYSGLDNFLLLALPFFMLAGECMSSGGITPRIISFAQTRVQHMKGGLGHVVILASTLFGALTGSAVAATSAIGNMLIPEMTKYKYDTAYSAALTAAATVLGTIIPPSGIMLIYAFVMNTSVAAMFMAGIVPGLIFCLGLMVVNRIQITKFPDVQPIERATKLERKQSLQMAILPLMTPVIILGGIYGGIFTPTEAAAVAVLYAIFLSVFVLKVTNLKATYALFAKVAVNAAAVLIIVAAASGFASAISFSGISKDVADFFNGITDNPYLLFFIINIFLFVVGMFLDAGPAILIFAPIIAPIMINAGIDPVHFGVVMVSNLSIGLATPPMGLVLFVASGVSGVSLQKISKAIIPFLIVEFLIIFLLSFFPQLVIGLPKLLGVM; from the coding sequence ATGGTTTCTCCAATTTTCATTCTTTATTTTTTATTCTTTTTACTTGTCGGTGTGCCGGTTATTTTTGCACTGGGTTTATCCCCGATTATTACCTTTTTCCAGAATGACCAAGTGCTCTTTATTAACATGCTTTACCAGCGTTTATATTCTGGTTTAGATAACTTCTTATTACTTGCATTGCCGTTCTTTATGTTGGCGGGTGAGTGCATGTCAAGCGGCGGTATTACGCCTCGTATCATTAGTTTTGCCCAGACCCGTGTTCAACACATGAAAGGGGGATTGGGTCATGTGGTTATCTTGGCATCGACCCTGTTTGGTGCACTGACAGGCTCCGCGGTGGCCGCAACGTCAGCGATTGGTAATATGTTGATCCCAGAGATGACAAAGTATAAGTATGACACGGCTTACTCTGCGGCATTAACGGCGGCGGCAACGGTACTGGGAACGATTATTCCTCCATCGGGTATCATGCTGATTTATGCCTTTGTGATGAACACCTCGGTGGCGGCGATGTTCATGGCCGGTATCGTCCCGGGACTGATTTTCTGTCTTGGTCTGATGGTGGTGAACCGGATTCAAATTACCAAATTCCCGGATGTTCAGCCGATTGAGCGTGCAACCAAGCTTGAACGTAAGCAGAGTTTGCAGATGGCTATTTTACCCTTAATGACCCCAGTGATTATTTTGGGTGGCATTTACGGGGGGATCTTTACGCCAACAGAAGCTGCCGCGGTTGCCGTGCTGTACGCCATCTTCTTGTCTGTTTTTGTTTTAAAAGTGACCAACTTAAAAGCAACGTACGCCCTATTTGCAAAAGTGGCGGTCAATGCGGCCGCGGTACTGATTATCGTGGCGGCGGCGAGTGGGTTTGCATCGGCGATTAGTTTCTCGGGTATCTCGAAAGACGTGGCTGACTTCTTTAATGGCATTACTGATAACCCTTACTTACTGTTCTTCATCATCAACATCTTCTTGTTTGTGGTGGGCATGTTCTTGGATGCGGGCCCAGCGATCTTAATCTTCGCCCCAATCATTGCCCCAATCATGATCAATGCCGGGATTGACCCTGTGCACTTTGGTGTGGTGATGGTCTCTAACTTATCAATCGGTTTAGCAACCCCCCCGATGGGCTTGGTGTTGTTTGTTGCCTCGGGGGTCTCCGGTGTCTCACTGCAGAAGATATCGAAAGCGATTATCCCGTTCTTAATTGTCGAGTTTTTAATTATCTTCCTACTTTCATTCTTCCCTCAATTAGTGATTGGGCTGCCGAAGTTGTTAGGTGTGATGTAA
- a CDS encoding TRAP transporter small permease: MFNKIADTLNIINAPLAKLTSKISGVLLLIMTVIVLLQVGCRYIFNLPLSWTDEASRFLMIYMTYLCLPIIYLQDKNIAMTFITDKVKGSRVYHLMMIFTHVLSLILFFVWIKFGMVFFETGAVSANSLPIPMYVVYIIPPVMLGVSCLYAVQKLCISLDLFIHFNKSKEQFVANVAK, encoded by the coding sequence ATGTTTAACAAAATTGCAGATACGCTAAATATAATCAATGCGCCCCTTGCTAAACTTACCTCTAAAATTAGTGGTGTTTTGCTTTTAATTATGACGGTTATCGTACTTCTTCAGGTGGGGTGTCGTTATATCTTCAACTTACCATTGAGTTGGACCGATGAAGCCTCCCGTTTTTTAATGATCTACATGACGTATCTCTGTCTGCCGATTATCTATCTTCAAGATAAAAATATCGCCATGACCTTTATTACTGACAAAGTGAAAGGCTCTCGCGTTTATCACTTGATGATGATCTTTACCCATGTGCTTAGCTTAATCTTATTCTTTGTTTGGATTAAATTTGGCATGGTGTTTTTTGAAACCGGTGCGGTGAGTGCCAACAGTTTACCTATCCCAATGTACGTGGTGTATATCATTCCACCGGTGATGTTAGGGGTGTCATGCCTGTACGCAGTCCAAAAACTGTGTATTTCTCTCGATTTATTTATTCATTTTAATAAATCAAAAGAACAATTTGTTGCTAACGTCGCTAAGTAG
- the yihU gene encoding sulfolactaldehyde 3-reductase, which translates to MSSVGFIGLGQMGTPMATTLIKAGHSVKVFDINKNAVEQLVALGAIAAASPAEATLDSEFIITMLPNGTLVKNIINNEDGILSTMSKSSLLIDMSTIHPFETDELINDLTTKGFSMMEAPVGRTSDHAVRGELLILAGGTKEQIKRAQPLFDCMGSETIDAGGPGKGIRVKIINNYMSIALNALSAEAATLSEAIGLDFETSLSVMKGTPANNGHFTTTWPNKVLAGDLTPAFMVDLAHKDLGIALDLANQVKVPMPCGAASRELYSMTSAAGRGRQDWSSVFEQLRVLSGLEAKIK; encoded by the coding sequence ATGTCTTCAGTAGGTTTTATCGGTCTAGGTCAAATGGGTACACCAATGGCAACTACCCTAATTAAGGCTGGCCATAGTGTTAAAGTATTTGATATTAATAAAAACGCCGTAGAACAGTTAGTGGCACTAGGTGCAATTGCAGCAGCATCACCAGCAGAAGCGACTCTTGACTCTGAGTTTATTATTACAATGTTGCCGAACGGAACACTGGTTAAGAACATTATTAATAATGAAGATGGTATTCTTTCTACAATGAGTAAATCATCTCTACTTATTGATATGTCAACTATTCACCCGTTTGAAACTGATGAGTTGATTAACGACCTAACAACAAAAGGCTTCTCTATGATGGAAGCACCAGTAGGGCGTACATCAGATCACGCGGTTCGTGGTGAACTTCTGATTCTTGCAGGTGGTACAAAAGAACAAATCAAACGTGCGCAACCTCTATTTGATTGTATGGGTTCTGAAACGATTGATGCTGGCGGCCCAGGTAAAGGTATTCGTGTAAAAATCATCAATAACTACATGAGTATTGCACTGAATGCATTATCGGCTGAAGCAGCAACACTATCAGAAGCGATTGGCCTAGACTTTGAAACATCGTTAAGTGTAATGAAAGGTACGCCTGCGAACAATGGTCACTTTACGACAACATGGCCTAATAAAGTGCTTGCTGGTGATTTAACACCTGCATTTATGGTTGACCTAGCACACAAAGATTTAGGTATCGCATTAGATTTAGCTAACCAAGTAAAAGTACCAATGCCATGTGGTGCGGCTTCTCGCGAACTTTATAGCATGACATCTGCAGCAGGTCGTGGCCGTCAAGATTGGAGTTCTGTATTTGAACAATTGCGTGTTCTTTCTGGTCTAGAAGCAAAAATCAAATAA
- a CDS encoding Crp/Fnr family transcriptional regulator, translating to MDITNLKNHGVIKKYHKGDEVIIKGRELNSLSIILSGNVIFFTGEFKEKDSIILDILSRYELFGEESLIDDNRHIANARALDECIILEIQAATILNNLSLLKALLPSFIHKKQRLCHRVSMLQTQSTKQQILEILLYLARKSFSTTHPEGRIIRISRKLLAAILLKNRETVGRTLHELELDNIIKINGMDILLLHNIIEESIESNSSRFPI from the coding sequence TTGGATATCACCAACTTAAAGAATCATGGTGTCATCAAAAAATATCATAAAGGTGATGAGGTTATTATAAAAGGAAGAGAATTAAACTCTTTATCTATTATCTTAAGCGGAAATGTAATATTTTTTACCGGTGAATTTAAAGAAAAAGATAGTATTATCCTTGATATACTCTCTCGTTATGAGCTTTTTGGAGAAGAATCATTAATTGATGATAATCGACATATCGCAAACGCCAGAGCTCTGGATGAATGTATTATATTAGAAATTCAAGCAGCTACTATATTAAATAACCTAAGTCTATTAAAAGCCTTATTACCTTCTTTTATTCATAAAAAACAACGTTTATGTCATCGTGTGTCAATGCTTCAAACTCAATCAACAAAACAGCAGATATTAGAGATACTATTGTACTTAGCAAGAAAATCATTTTCTACAACACACCCTGAAGGGCGAATAATCAGAATATCAAGAAAACTATTAGCGGCTATTTTATTGAAAAACAGAGAAACTGTCGGCCGAACTCTTCATGAACTAGAGCTAGATAATATAATTAAAATCAATGGTATGGATATATTACTTTTACACAATATCATTGAAGAATCTATTGAGAGTAATTCATCACGATTCCCTATATGA
- a CDS encoding sulfurtransferase yields MTALITLPNNIHQVSSKWLHQHLNNPNVIILDATTEDPTVDAEKQLKGVIPGSKRFDFNKEIVDTEATSPNMMPSPTIFEAKVKALGINQDSIVIVYDKQGLFSAARPWWMFKTLGFNQVAILQGGLPAWINAGFSVEPDYAQTTITGDFTASKDKGLFVDKQYVLNSLSNSETQIVDARGYGRFSGQMKEPRENMRSGHIPNSLNLHYATLINDGQLLETEKLKEIFHQLVPTPGEFVFSCGSGVTACILALAADIAGFDNIKVYDGSWSEWGADKLLPIDTVSK; encoded by the coding sequence ATGACGGCACTGATAACTCTTCCAAACAACATCCATCAAGTTTCATCTAAGTGGCTCCACCAGCACCTTAATAATCCTAACGTTATCATTCTTGATGCGACAACTGAAGATCCAACAGTAGACGCAGAAAAGCAATTAAAAGGCGTGATCCCTGGTTCGAAACGATTTGATTTTAACAAGGAAATTGTAGATACAGAGGCAACAAGCCCAAATATGATGCCCTCTCCCACTATTTTTGAAGCGAAAGTCAAAGCACTGGGCATTAATCAAGATTCAATTGTTATCGTTTATGACAAACAAGGACTATTTTCAGCTGCTCGGCCTTGGTGGATGTTCAAAACATTAGGGTTTAATCAAGTCGCTATTCTACAAGGTGGATTACCTGCTTGGATAAATGCAGGGTTTTCTGTTGAGCCAGATTACGCCCAAACAACAATAACGGGTGATTTCACAGCATCAAAAGATAAAGGTTTATTCGTTGATAAACAGTATGTCTTAAATTCTCTCTCAAATAGTGAGACTCAAATTGTCGATGCTAGAGGTTATGGACGTTTTAGTGGCCAAATGAAAGAACCAAGAGAAAATATGCGAAGTGGACATATCCCAAATTCATTGAATCTTCATTATGCAACTTTAATCAATGATGGGCAATTACTAGAAACTGAAAAACTCAAAGAGATATTTCATCAACTCGTCCCGACGCCAGGCGAGTTTGTTTTTAGTTGTGGTTCAGGTGTAACGGCTTGCATTTTGGCTTTAGCGGCAGATATCGCGGGTTTTGATAACATCAAAGTCTATGATGGAAGTTGGAGTGAATGGGGAGCAGATAAATTATTACCTATTGATACGGTATCAAAATAA
- a CDS encoding autotransporter outer membrane beta-barrel domain-containing protein, producing MLLKKSLLAISITTLLSTSAFATSLSSNNENDETPNFEPILEIIKNRPMTVKDEEKEISKHRTIDVNNDNGVGVQAVSSTNSTLLTSADGTQYILTAPKFSTAQAKSFKLLINQFIDNESLSEKLKSIIDNNAGELELHSTTTDGSTPTEIHIDKNGIITKTVVTQNERLPMSPETTTVELGTISQDGVITDTNGDVVSIDSISNVTNYGTINANGDDSIAMLSTDTAMNQTNGYISTPTKVINDGEINANGTGSIGMQAGVQSRDYASIIANNHGDNIKELISTLEEISSDDHITMIEKQNYLSQLRELVNSIQNSPMTITHGTVENSGVINASGRQSVAININNGTATNTTDGVINVTGSHATAVNYNSQADGEFINDGAINIGVTGNLVTIDNEAVEVNSNENSEIDTDQFIYGSQEGVSYTSNGVTHSFTNNGIIRKEVGANDYGVASVTNVSAGNYLGYSVQQDAVIVNDGQGNITVMSEEDAVMAAENQSLAGTQSASINTARTELQTNAYMLDMINSNISERNSAIVEGDKTSAWVRLNYRKGGQSGDTQHTDFYTSGVTVGADMNMGLSGKVGAAFTYAYNSTDYNNSITTDSSSDNYAFTVYLQQDLVKSFFVEANATYAYTNYDIDSAGSTDGNSFNVRTAVGYNVDMNNAGNMIVKGIYNYSLSTMDNFATYGVYEHEMNDYSKSEVGAELRYKKDFLLSNQAVISPVLNATYMYNLANNNNYYTSVAGNQISAEDNDSTVISDLGVAYKTGQLTSQLSWKHLNNGDYNDDSAYLSLNYVY from the coding sequence ATGCTACTTAAAAAATCACTACTTGCTATCTCTATTACGACTCTTCTTTCTACCTCTGCGTTTGCAACTAGTCTCTCTTCAAATAATGAAAATGATGAAACACCAAACTTTGAACCTATCTTAGAGATCATTAAAAACCGTCCAATGACAGTTAAAGATGAAGAGAAAGAGATCTCTAAGCATCGAACTATTGATGTCAATAATGATAATGGCGTGGGTGTTCAAGCTGTATCAAGTACAAATAGCACATTATTAACTTCAGCTGATGGTACTCAATATATTCTAACTGCGCCAAAATTCTCAACCGCTCAAGCTAAAAGCTTCAAACTACTAATCAATCAATTCATTGATAATGAGAGCCTATCTGAAAAATTAAAATCTATTATTGATAATAATGCTGGTGAATTAGAACTGCATTCAACTACGACTGATGGCTCTACTCCTACTGAAATTCATATTGATAAAAATGGTATTATTACAAAAACGGTAGTAACTCAAAATGAACGATTGCCAATGTCACCAGAAACCACCACTGTTGAGTTAGGTACAATTTCACAAGATGGTGTTATTACAGATACAAACGGTGATGTTGTTTCTATCGATAGCATCTCGAATGTCACAAATTATGGAACCATTAATGCCAATGGTGATGACTCAATTGCCATGCTTTCAACCGATACAGCAATGAATCAAACAAATGGTTATATCTCAACCCCAACAAAAGTGATTAACGATGGAGAAATCAATGCAAACGGTACTGGCTCTATTGGCATGCAGGCTGGTGTACAAAGCAGAGATTATGCATCCATTATTGCTAACAATCACGGTGATAATATCAAAGAGCTAATTTCTACGCTTGAAGAAATATCCTCTGATGATCACATCACAATGATTGAAAAGCAGAACTATTTAAGCCAGCTACGAGAGCTTGTTAATTCTATCCAAAATTCACCGATGACTATTACACACGGCACTGTAGAAAATAGCGGTGTCATCAATGCTTCGGGTCGTCAATCTGTAGCGATTAATATCAATAATGGTACAGCAACGAACACTACAGATGGTGTAATTAACGTGACAGGCTCACATGCGACTGCGGTTAATTATAACAGTCAGGCTGATGGTGAATTTATTAATGACGGTGCAATCAATATTGGTGTAACTGGAAATCTGGTTACTATTGATAATGAAGCCGTTGAAGTAAATAGTAATGAAAATTCAGAAATTGATACCGACCAATTCATCTATGGCAGCCAAGAAGGGGTTTCTTATACATCAAATGGTGTGACCCATTCATTTACCAATAATGGCATTATCCGTAAAGAGGTCGGCGCAAATGATTATGGTGTCGCTTCTGTAACAAATGTCAGTGCGGGAAACTATTTAGGTTATTCAGTTCAACAAGACGCAGTGATTGTTAATGATGGTCAAGGCAATATTACCGTAATGAGTGAAGAGGATGCTGTTATGGCCGCAGAAAATCAGTCGCTTGCTGGTACTCAATCTGCATCAATCAATACGGCACGTACAGAACTTCAAACCAACGCTTACATGCTTGATATGATCAATAGTAATATCAGCGAACGCAACAGTGCAATTGTAGAAGGTGACAAAACCTCAGCTTGGGTTAGGCTTAACTACCGTAAAGGCGGACAAAGCGGTGATACTCAACACACCGATTTTTATACCTCTGGTGTGACTGTTGGCGCAGATATGAACATGGGATTATCAGGCAAAGTCGGTGCAGCATTTACTTATGCTTACAATAGCACAGACTATAACAACAGTATTACAACAGACTCAAGCTCGGATAACTATGCCTTTACCGTGTATTTGCAGCAGGATTTAGTTAAGTCATTTTTCGTCGAAGCGAATGCGACTTATGCTTATACTAATTATGATATTGATTCAGCGGGTTCAACCGATGGTAACAGCTTCAATGTTCGCACCGCGGTTGGGTATAACGTCGATATGAATAACGCGGGCAATATGATTGTAAAAGGGATCTATAACTACTCATTGAGTACTATGGACAATTTTGCCACTTACGGTGTTTATGAGCATGAGATGAATGACTACTCAAAATCAGAAGTAGGTGCAGAATTACGCTATAAAAAAGATTTCCTATTAAGTAACCAAGCCGTAATATCACCGGTATTGAACGCAACATATATGTATAACTTAGCAAATAACAATAATTATTATACTTCAGTAGCCGGTAACCAAATTTCCGCTGAAGATAATGATAGCACCGTTATTTCTGACTTAGGTGTTGCTTATAAAACCGGCCAATTAACCAGCCAGTTATCTTGGAAGCATCTAAATAATGGCGATTATAATGATGATTCTGCGTACCTTTCATTAAACTATGTTTATTAA
- a CDS encoding ion transporter → MLTLFRVSTFEDWTDVMYETMVVYPISWIYYLTFIFLTAFVFLNMMIGVVIETMTAEHALAEEDKESEHPIMAPDEAPRQIFATHQQVESLQQELREIKALLKSKV, encoded by the coding sequence ATGTTGACGCTATTTCGTGTATCAACATTTGAAGATTGGACGGATGTGATGTATGAAACCATGGTGGTCTATCCGATTAGTTGGATCTACTATCTGACATTTATCTTTTTAACCGCATTTGTATTTTTAAATATGATGATTGGTGTCGTCATTGAAACCATGACTGCTGAACATGCATTGGCGGAAGAAGATAAAGAGTCTGAACATCCGATTATGGCTCCAGATGAAGCTCCAAGACAAATATTTGCAACACATCAACAAGTTGAGTCATTACAACAAGAGTTACGCGAAATTAAAGCGTTACTAAAATCTAAGGTGTAA
- a CDS encoding ion transporter codes for MFSSLHVSLTAINNNRYFQAFSVIVIILAAVSIGANTFELPNGLNLAIYWLDQFILFFFLIEIIIKFFSYQNKIDFFKSGWNWFDTIIVIGSLIPTGGQGILIARLLRVFRVLRLVSAIPQLKLLINALFKAIPKMGYIAVLMFIIFYIYAVIGSLFFSDINPVLWGMFLSQC; via the coding sequence ATGTTTTCTTCACTGCATGTCTCGTTAACGGCGATAAATAATAATAGGTACTTTCAGGCATTTAGCGTTATCGTTATAATTCTTGCAGCCGTCTCCATTGGTGCAAATACATTTGAGTTACCAAATGGTCTAAATTTAGCCATTTATTGGTTAGATCAGTTCATTCTGTTTTTTTTCTTAATTGAGATTATTATCAAGTTTTTCTCATACCAGAATAAAATTGATTTTTTCAAGAGTGGTTGGAACTGGTTCGATACGATTATTGTGATTGGTAGTTTGATTCCAACGGGTGGACAAGGGATATTAATTGCACGTCTTTTACGTGTATTTAGAGTTCTACGGCTCGTATCAGCCATTCCACAGCTTAAATTATTGATTAATGCATTATTTAAAGCGATACCAAAGATGGGGTATATCGCGGTCTTAATGTTTATTATCTTTTATATTTATGCTGTTATTGGCAGTTTATTTTTCTCTGATATTAATCCTGTATTGTGGGGGATGTTTCTATCTCAATGTTGA